The DNA region CTCGTGCGAGGAGTGGAAGTCGACCCGCTTGAGCTCCTCGGCGTCGACGCCGATCGCCTGCATGAACTGCATCGCCTTGTCGATCTCGGCGGCGAGCTTCTCGTAGCGTTGACCGAACAGGGAGCCGCTCACGAAGTCGGTGTTCCAGGTGTGCACCTCGCGCAGGTCCGCGTAGCCGCCGGTGGTGAAGGCGCGGATCAGGTTCAGCGTCGCCGAGGAGGCGTTGTAGACGTCGAGCATCCGCTGCGGGTCGGGCCGCCGGGCCTCGGGGGTGAACTCGAACCCGTTGACCGCGTCGCCCCGGTAGGCCGGGAGGGTGACGTCGCCCTCGGGGGTGGTCCGGGTCTCGGTGTCCTTCGAGCGCGGCTTGGCGTACTGGCCGGCGAGGCGGCCCACCTTCACCACCGGCACCGAGCCGGCGTAGGTCAGCACCACGGCCATCTGCAGCAGCACCCGCAGCTTGTTGCGCACGTTGTCGGCGCTGACGCCGGCCAGGGTCTCGGCGCAGTCGCCACCCTGGAGCAGGAACGCCTCGCCCCGGGTGACGGCGGCCAGCCGCGAGGTCAGGTCGTCGCACTCACCGGCGAAGACCAGCGGCGGCATGGTGCGCAACCGGCCCACGACCCGGTCGACCTCCGCAACGTCGTCGTACGACGGCTGCTGGGCGGCACCGAGGGCGTGCAACTGCTCGAGACTGGGGATGGCACTCACCGCACCAGAGTACGGCGCCGCAACCCTCCGGACCGACTCGGCGGCGAACCGCGGACACCGCCGAGCGCCCGTCCCCGCCCCGACTCAGCGCCCGGTCACCGCCCGGCGTCGGTGCTGGTGTCGTCGCTCGGGTCGCCGTCCATGTGGTCGATGTCCTGGAAGTGACCGCCCTCGGGCCGGTAGAAGGTCACCGTCAGCAGCCACAGCAGCACCCCGATCGCGAGCAGGCCGGCGGCGATCTTGTACTGGATCATGTCCTCCTCCAGCCGGGCCCAGGGCCCGAGCAGGTAGAGGCAGCAGATCGCGCCCAGCACGGGGACCACGGTGGGCGCCCGGAACCGGCCCGGCGGGTCGCGGCGCAGGATCAGCACGCACACGTTGACCAGGGCGAAGACCGAGAGCAGCAGCAGCGCGGTGGTGCCGGAGAGCGCCTTGACGATGCTGGTCTCCGCCTGCAGCCGGACCACCACGATCAGGCCCAGGGCCAGCACGGTGGTGAAGATGATCGCGGCCCACGGTGAGCGCCGGTGCGGCAGCACCTTGCCGAGCACCGGCGGGAGCACCTGCTGCCGCGACATCCCGTAGATCAGCCGGCTGGCCATCAGCATGTTGATCAGCGCGGTGTTGGCGACCGCGAAGACGGTGAGGAACGGGAACAGCTTGTCGACCGGGATGTCGGGCGCTCCGACCCGGACCACGTCCAGCAGGATGCCGGCGTCCTCGTTCTGCGGGGTCGCGATGTCGCCGGGCGGGATCACCGCGACCACCGAGATGGCGACGAGCATGTAGATCACCACCGCGATGCCGAGCCCGGTGAACATCATCTTCGGGAAGATCCGCTCGGGGTCCTTGGTCTCCTCGACCATGTTGACCGAGTCCTCGAAGCCCACCATCGAGAAGAAGGCGATCGCCGTCGCCACGGTGACCGCCATGAAGAGCCCCTTGTCGTCGGGGTTCTCGAAGACGGTGATCCGGTCGAGGTTGCCGTCGCCGGAGCCGATGGCGATCATCCCGATCGCGATCACGATGGCGAGCGCGGCGATCTCGACAAGGGTGAGCACCACGTTGAACTTGACGCTCTCCCCCACCCCGCGCAGGTTGATCAGGGCCAGCAGGCACATGAACGCGAGCGCCGTCAGCAGGCTCGCGGTGTCCCCGGTCGGAATGCCCGGCAGCAGCTCGTCGAGGCCGATCAGCAGGTTGGAGGCGAGCAGCCCCGAGGACGTGGAGGCGCTGGTGATCCCGGAGCACACCACGGTGAAGGCGACCAGGAAGGTCACGAAGTGCACCCCGAAGGCCTTGTGCGCGTAGAGCGCCGCGCCGGCGGCCTGCGGATACTTGGTGACCAGCTCCAGATAGCTGAACGCGGTCAGCGTGGCGATCGCGAAGGCGACCAGGAAGGGCAGCCAGGCGATCCCACCGACCTCACCGGCGAGCCGACCGGTGACCGCGTAGACGCCGGTGCCGAGGATGTCGCCGACGATGAAGAGGAGCAGCAGGCCGGGACCGAGGACCCGCTTCAGGTCCTCGGGCTGCTCGCCTCCGTCGACCTGGGCCGGGCCCGGATTCTCACTCGCCATGGTGCCCTCCTGGGTGGTCCGAGGACGCCACCGGAACTGGTGTGGTGGCGGTCGTGCTCACCCTGCCACCGGCCGACCGGGTTGCCCAGCAGCCCCGCCGCCGTACGACGCCGCGAATTCCGACGCTCCCCGATCGTCCCTGCGGATCAACCGAAGAAGACCTGGGCCTCCGCATACTCCGCCGGGCTGACCACCTTGAGCTTCTCCGTGCCCTCCGCGAGAGGGACCCGGATCACCGCGGTCCCGCGCAGGGCCACCATCACCCCGGTCTCTCCGTCGGCGACGGCGTCGATCGCCTGGAGGCCGAACCTGGTGGCCAGCCAACGGTCGAAGGCGGTGGGCGTGCCGCCGCGCTGGATGTGCCCGAGCACCACCGCACGGGCCTCCTTGCCGGTGCGATGCTCGATCTCGCTGGCCAGGCGGTCGCCGATGCCGCCGAGGCGCACGTGGCCGAACGCGTCCTTCTCCCCGCTCTGCAGCGTCATCCCGCTGCCGTCGGCGGGGACGGCGCCCTCGGAGACCACGATGATCGGGGCGTACTCGCTGCGGAACCGGGTCTCCACGTGGTCGCAGACCCGGGCGATGTCGAAGGGCACCTCGGGGATCAGCACCGCCGATGCGCCGCCGGCGATGCCGCTGTGCAGCGCGATCCAGCCGGCGTGGCGACCCATCACCTCCACCACCAGCACGCGGTGGTGGCTCTCCGCGGTCGTGTGCAGCCGGTCGATCGCGTCGGTGGCGATGTTGACCGCGGTGTCGAAGCCGAACGTGAAGTCGGTGCCGGAGAGGTCGTTGTCGATCGTCTTCGGCACGCCCACCACGGCCACCCCCTGCTCGGCCAGGCGGGTGGCGACCCCCAGCGTGTCCTCGCCGCCGATCGCGACCAGCGCGTCGACCCCGGCGGCGGCGAGGTTGGCCACGATCCGCTCGGGGCCGTCCTCGGTGGCGAACGGGTTGGTCCGTGAGGAGCCGAGGATGGTGCCGCCCCGCGGCAGGATCCCCCGGCACTGCTCGATGCCGAGCGGGACGGTGACCCCTTCGAGCGGACCTCGCCAACCGTCGCGGAACCCGACGAACTCGAACCCGTAGGTGTTCACCCCCTTGCGCACCACTGCTCGGATGACGGCGTTCAGGCCGGGGCAGTCCCCGCCTCCGGTGAGCACTCCGACCCGCATGCAGACCCCTGGTTGGCTCGATGGGTGAGGTTCGTCGCAAGGCGACCTCTCGACCCTAGCGGCGAAGTGTGACCC from Nocardioides sambongensis includes:
- a CDS encoding class II 3-deoxy-7-phosphoheptulonate synthase; the protein is MSAIPSLEQLHALGAAQQPSYDDVAEVDRVVGRLRTMPPLVFAGECDDLTSRLAAVTRGEAFLLQGGDCAETLAGVSADNVRNKLRVLLQMAVVLTYAGSVPVVKVGRLAGQYAKPRSKDTETRTTPEGDVTLPAYRGDAVNGFEFTPEARRPDPQRMLDVYNASSATLNLIRAFTTGGYADLREVHTWNTDFVSGSLFGQRYEKLAAEIDKAMQFMQAIGVDAEELKRVDFHSSHEALVLEYEHAMTRIDSRTQAPYDVSGHFVWIGERTRQIDGAHVELLSKIRNPIGVKLGPTTTADDAIALAAKLNPANEAGRLTFITRFGAQKIRDGLPDLIEKVTASGLQVAWVCDPMHGNTFEASSGYKTRRFDDVIDEVQGFFDVHRALGTWPGGIHVELTGDDVTECIGGGEELTDDDLANRYESVCDPRLNRVQSLEMAFLVAEMLRRA
- a CDS encoding APC family permease — encoded protein: MASENPGPAQVDGGEQPEDLKRVLGPGLLLLFIVGDILGTGVYAVTGRLAGEVGGIAWLPFLVAFAIATLTAFSYLELVTKYPQAAGAALYAHKAFGVHFVTFLVAFTVVCSGITSASTSSGLLASNLLIGLDELLPGIPTGDTASLLTALAFMCLLALINLRGVGESVKFNVVLTLVEIAALAIVIAIGMIAIGSGDGNLDRITVFENPDDKGLFMAVTVATAIAFFSMVGFEDSVNMVEETKDPERIFPKMMFTGLGIAVVIYMLVAISVVAVIPPGDIATPQNEDAGILLDVVRVGAPDIPVDKLFPFLTVFAVANTALINMLMASRLIYGMSRQQVLPPVLGKVLPHRRSPWAAIIFTTVLALGLIVVVRLQAETSIVKALSGTTALLLLSVFALVNVCVLILRRDPPGRFRAPTVVPVLGAICCLYLLGPWARLEEDMIQYKIAAGLLAIGVLLWLLTVTFYRPEGGHFQDIDHMDGDPSDDTSTDAGR
- a CDS encoding 6-phosphofructokinase, which produces MRVGVLTGGGDCPGLNAVIRAVVRKGVNTYGFEFVGFRDGWRGPLEGVTVPLGIEQCRGILPRGGTILGSSRTNPFATEDGPERIVANLAAAGVDALVAIGGEDTLGVATRLAEQGVAVVGVPKTIDNDLSGTDFTFGFDTAVNIATDAIDRLHTTAESHHRVLVVEVMGRHAGWIALHSGIAGGASAVLIPEVPFDIARVCDHVETRFRSEYAPIIVVSEGAVPADGSGMTLQSGEKDAFGHVRLGGIGDRLASEIEHRTGKEARAVVLGHIQRGGTPTAFDRWLATRFGLQAIDAVADGETGVMVALRGTAVIRVPLAEGTEKLKVVSPAEYAEAQVFFG